The DNA sequence GCGGCGCGCACGGGAGCGGGGAGAGCAGGCGGCGTGCCGGCGCCAAGCGCCCGTGATCAGGCGCGGCGGGAGGGAGACGGGCGTTCAGGCGGCGGACCGGGGGCCGCCCGGCGGACGCGCGCGGGCGGGGTCCCGGTCGCCTCGCCTCGCCCGCCCACCCCGCGGCGCGGCTCACGCCGGCGGGGTCGGGCAGGCCGGCAGCCTGACGGTCACGGTGGTCCCCTGGTCCACCTCGCTCTGGAAGGCGAGGTGGCCGCCCACCGAGTCGACCACCCCGCGGCACAGCGGGAGCCCGAGCCCCTTGCCGCGCCCGACGCCCCGGGTGGTGAAGAACGGCTCGAAGACGTGCTGCAGCACGAAAGGCGTCATGCCGACCCCGCTGTCGGCGATGGTGAAGGTGACCCACCCGGGCGGCCCGGGCGCGCCCGCCACGTGGACCCGGTTGGGCCCGCTCCCGGTGGCCTGGCCGGCGTTGGCGAGCAGGCTGAAGAAGACCTGGATGAGCTCCTCGCGGCTCACGGCCAGGTCGGGCAGCGCCGCCACCGCCAGGGTCACGGCGGCGCAGGGCCGGAGCTCCTCCTCGGCCAGCTCGAGCGCCACCTGCAGCGCCGCGGCCGGGTCGGCGCGCCGCTCGACGCGGTGCTGCTGCGGCAGGAAGGTGGTCATGTCCTTCACGATCAGCTTGATGCGGTCGGCGTTGGCCGCGGCGTCCGCCAGCGCCTCCTGGACCTCGGCCAGCGGGGCGTGCCCGTCGTGGCGCCAGGCCTCCACGGCCAGGGCCGAGACCGAGTCCACCTGCTCGCGGGCCACGTCGAGGTTCGACACCACGCAGGCCAGCGGGCTGTTGATCTCGTGCGACATGCCGCGCACCAGGGTGGAGACCGCCGAGAGCCGCTCGGCGCGGGCGGCGCGCGCGTCCAGCTCCTTGCGCTCGGTGACGTCCACCACCGTGCCGCGCATGCGGCTGGGCCGCCCGGCGGCGTCCCGCGAGATCTCTCCGTCCGCGGCGATCCAGCGGAGCGGCTGGCCCTCCGGGTGGATGCGCAGCTCGTAGTGGAAGTGGTCGGTGGCGAAGGCCTCGGCGAAGGCCCGCTCGAAGATCGGCCGGTCCTCGGGGACCACGTGCCGGAGCGCGTCGCCCACGCCCCAGGTCGGCAGGAGCGTCTCGTACCCGAAGATCCGGTCGTGCTGCAGCGTGCGCCAGGCCTGGTCGGTGGCGAAGTCGAGGTCCCAGAGCCCCAGCCTGCCGGAGCGCAGCGCCAGGTCGAGCCGCTCCTGGTTGAGCCGCAGCGCCTCCTCGGCCTCCCGCCGCTCGGTGAGGTCGAGGCAGGCGCCGAGGTAGCCGGCGAAAGCGCCGCGCTCGTCGAGGCGCGGCGACCCGGTGGCGGAGACCCAGCGGTACGCGCCGTCGTGGCGCCGCAGCCGGTACTCCATGGTGAACGGGGCCCGCCGGGCGAAGTGGTCGCGGTAGAGCGCCAGGCAGCCCGGGCGGTCCTCGGGGTGGACGCCCCCGGCCCAGCCGTCGCCGAGCTCCTGCGCCGCGAGGCGGCCGGTGAACTCCAGCCAGGTCCGGTTGAACCAGGTGCCTCCCCCGTCGACGCCGGCCATCCAGATCAGCACCGGCGCCGCGTCGGCCAGGTTGCCGAAGCGGGCCTCGCCCTCCCGCCGCGCCCGCTCCACCTCGAGCGCGCGGATGGTGCGCTGCCCCAGGCGGTACCGGCCCGCCAGGGCGGAGAGGAGGGTCGAGACCACCAGGAAGGCGGCCAGGCCCCCGGCCTCGCGCGCGACGTGCGGGCCGCCCATCCACCCAGCCGGCAGGATGAAGGCCGCCGTGAGGATCCCGGCGAGCGCTGCGGAGGTGAGCCCGGCCCGGAAGCCGCCCAGGATGGCCGAGAGGGCCACCGCCGGGAAGAAGAGGAGGTACGGCGGCCCGAGGTAGTCGGCCAGCGCCAGCCGGAGCCCGAACGCCAGCAGGGTCGCGGCGGCGGCCACCAGGTAGGCGGCGGGCGGCCCCCGCCGGCCGGCGGGCCGGGGCGCCGCCGCGGGATCGTGCTGGGCACCAGCCGCCAGGGACATCGGCCACCCGTGCTTCCCTGGCACGCCGGCGCGGAGGTGCCAGGTGCGGGTCGCAGGGGCGAGTGTGCCCGCTCCAGCGGCGAAACCCTTGACCGCGGACAACGGACTCCCGGAAGGCAGCCCCGCACCACGCCAAGGGTGGGTGGCGCGGGCGGCTCCGCGAGGACCCGGCGGCGCCTTCGCAGCCCCCTGGGAGGGCCATGCCAGGAGGGCCGGCGCGCCGCCCGCCCGCCGCTACCGGGGGCGGAGCTCGGCCGCCAGCCAGCGCG is a window from the Anaeromyxobacter sp. genome containing:
- a CDS encoding PAS domain-containing protein; translated protein: MSLAAGAQHDPAAAPRPAGRRGPPAAYLVAAAATLLAFGLRLALADYLGPPYLLFFPAVALSAILGGFRAGLTSAALAGILTAAFILPAGWMGGPHVAREAGGLAAFLVVSTLLSALAGRYRLGQRTIRALEVERARREGEARFGNLADAAPVLIWMAGVDGGGTWFNRTWLEFTGRLAAQELGDGWAGGVHPEDRPGCLALYRDHFARRAPFTMEYRLRRHDGAYRWVSATGSPRLDERGAFAGYLGACLDLTERREAEEALRLNQERLDLALRSGRLGLWDLDFATDQAWRTLQHDRIFGYETLLPTWGVGDALRHVVPEDRPIFERAFAEAFATDHFHYELRIHPEGQPLRWIAADGEISRDAAGRPSRMRGTVVDVTERKELDARAARAERLSAVSTLVRGMSHEINSPLACVVSNLDVAREQVDSVSALAVEAWRHDGHAPLAEVQEALADAAANADRIKLIVKDMTTFLPQQHRVERRADPAAALQVALELAEEELRPCAAVTLAVAALPDLAVSREELIQVFFSLLANAGQATGSGPNRVHVAGAPGPPGWVTFTIADSGVGMTPFVLQHVFEPFFTTRGVGRGKGLGLPLCRGVVDSVGGHLAFQSEVDQGTTVTVRLPACPTPPA